In a single window of the Elaeis guineensis isolate ETL-2024a chromosome 8, EG11, whole genome shotgun sequence genome:
- the LOC105050841 gene encoding LOW QUALITY PROTEIN: calcium-transporting ATPase 5, plasma membrane-type (The sequence of the model RefSeq protein was modified relative to this genomic sequence to represent the inferred CDS: inserted 1 base in 1 codon) yields MELRSPERYLRQYDEECGGSEVRSSSDAFDIPAKNAPVERLCGWRQAALVLNASRRFRYTLDLKRDEEKEHIRRKIRAHAQVIRAAYLFKEAGEREPPDTIGGKTIAAAGGFQIGVEQLTAMNRDHSFSALQEYGGVKGLSDVLKTNIDKGISGDDAELLHRRNTFGANTYPHKKGRNFLVFIWEAYQDLTLIILMVAAVISLALGIQTEGLHEGWYDGGSIAFAVIVVVLVTAISDYKQNLQFQNLNQEKQNIHLEVIRGGRRMEVSIFDLVVGDVIPLKIGDQVPADGILISGHSLAIDESSMTGEAKNVHKDQKAPFLMSGCKVADGYGTMLVTSVGVNTEWGLLMASISEDNGEETPLQVRLNGVATFIGIVGLTVAAAVLVVLLARHFTGHTQNPDGTVQFVRGQTGVRDALNGAIKIFTVAMTIVVVAVPEGLPLAVTLTLAYSMRKMXADKALVRRLSACETMGSATTICSDKTGTLTLNQMTIVEAYAGGMKLDPPDDVKQLRNISPLLIEGLAQNTTGDVFEPEDGGAIEVSGSPTEKAILSWGVKLGMKFNDVRSKSSILHVFPFNSEKKHGGVAVQLPDSRVHIHWKGAAELVLACCSNWLALDGSVQPMTSNKMNEFKKSIEAMAAVSLRCVALAYRLYDLGKVPNEEQRDTWELPDDELILLGIVGIKDPCRPGVMKAVKLCTKAGVKVRMVTGDNIKTAKAIALECGILDMYDNATEPTIIEGKAFRALCETEREEIAERITVMGRSSPNDKLLLVQALRKKGHIVAVTGDGTNDAPALQEADIGLAMGIQGTEVAKESSDIIILDDNFASVVKVVWWGRSVYSNIQKFIQFQLTVNVAALVINVVAAVSSGNVPLNAVQLLWVNLIMDTLGALALATEPPTNRLMNRSPVGRREPLITNIMWRNLIIQALYQVAILLAFNFGGRSILHMKDDTLEHAEKVKNTFVFNTFVLCQIFNEFNARKPDEKNVFHGVTKNHLFMGIVGITVLLQVLIIEFFGHFTSTVRLNWKLWLISIAIAFVSWPLALFGKFIPVPQVPSRDIFRRRRNRH; encoded by the exons ATGGAGCTCCGATCGCCGGAACGGTACCTCCGGCAGTACGACGAGGAGTGCGGGGGCAGCGAGGTCCGCTCATCCAGCGATGCCTTCGATATCCCGGCCAAGAACGCCCCCGTCGAGCGCCTCTGCGGATGGAGG CAAGCTGCCCTCGTGTTGAATGCTTCTCGTCGATTTAGATACACACTGGATCTAAAAAGGGATGAAGAAAAAGAACATATAAGGAGGAAAATTCGGGCACATGCTCAAGTCATACGG GCAGCATATCTCTTTAAAGAGGCTGGGGAAAGAGAGCCACCAG ATACCATTGGAGGAAAGACAATAGCTGCTGCTGGTGGTTTTCAAATTGGAGTGGAGCAGCTCACTGCGATGAATAGGGATCATAGTTTTTCCGCTCTACAAGAATATGGGGGG GTTAAAGGGCTGTCAGATGTGCTGAAGACCAATATTGACAAGGGAATTAGTGGAGATGATGCGGAATTATTGCATAGAAGGAATACATTTGGGGCGAACACATATCCTCAtaagaaaggaagaaattttttg GTTTTCATATGGGAAGCCTACCAAGATTTAACCCTTATTATCTTGATGGTAGCTGCAGTTATATCTCTGGCACTGGGCATACAGACAGAG GGTTTACATGAAGGATGGTATGATGGTGGTAGCATTGCCTTTGCCGTTATTGTTGTTGTACTTGTTACAG CTATCAGCGACTATAAACAAAATCTTCAATTCCAAAATCTGAACCAGGAGAAGCAGAACATACATTTGGAG GTAATCAGAGGTGGTAGAAGAATGGAAGTTTCAATATTTGATCTTGTAGTTGGTGATGTTATTCCTCTTAAAATTGGAGATCAG GTTCCTGCTGATGGCATTTTAATTTCTGGCCATTCTCTCGCCATTGATGAATCTAGTATGACCGGAGAAGCCAAGAAT GTTCACAAAGATCAAAAGGCCCCATTTTTGATGTCTGGTTGTAAGGTTGCTGATGGCTATGGTACCATGTTG GTAACCTCTGTCGGAGTCAATACTGAATGGGGTCTATTGATGGCCAGTATTTCCGAGGATAATGGTGAAGAAACTCCTTTGCAG GTGCGCTTGAATGGTGTTGCTACTTTCATTGGTATAGTTGGCCTGACAGTTGCTGCTGCGGTTCTTGTAGTCCTCCTGGCTAG gcACTTCACTGGGCATACACAGAATCCTGATGGAACTGTTCAATTTGTAAGGGGACAGACAGGTGTAAGAGATGCACTAAATGGAGCCATTAAGATCTTCACTGTTGCA ATGACAATTGTGGTTGTTGCGGTGCCTGAAGGGCTTCCACTGGCTGTGACCCTGAC CCTTGCATACTCAATGCGAAAGA AGGCAGACAAGGCCCTG GTGCGTAGGCTTTCAGCTTGTGAAACCATGGGTTCAGCAACAACAATCTGCAGTGACAAGACTGGAACTCTGACCCTGAATCAG ATGACTATTGTAGAAGCATATGCTGGTGGAATGAAGTTAGATCCTCCAGATGATGTTAAACAGTTGCGTAATATATCTCCTCTATTGATTGAAGGCCTTGCTCAGAATACAACTGGTGATGTGTTTGAACCTGAG GATGGTGGAGCTATTGAGGTTTCTGGCTCACCCACTGAAAAGGCCATCCTTTCTTGGGGGGTTAAG CTGGGAATGAAGTTCAATGATGTGAGATCGAAATCGTCAATCCTTCATGTCTTTCCTTTCAACTCAGAGAAAAAGCATGGAGGTGTTGCAGTACAGCTG CCAGACTCTAGGGTTCACATCCATTGGAAGGGGGCGGCTGAATTAGTGTTGGCCTGTTGTTCCAACTGGCTTGCCCTGGATGGTTCGGTTCAACCAATGACCTCAAACAAG ATGAATGAATTTAAGAAGTCAATCGAGGCTATGGCAGCAGTTAGCCTACGCTGTGTTGCGCTTGCATATAGACTGTATGATCTGGGAAAAGTTCCAAATGAGGAACAGAGAGACACCTGGGAGTTGCCTGATGATGAATTGATTCTGCTTGGTATAGTGGGGATAAAG GACCCTTGTCGTCCAGGGGTAATGAAAGCTGTGAAATTATGCACCAAAGCAGGTGTCAAG GTACGCATGGTAACTGGAGACAACATTAAAACAGCAAAAGCCATAGCTTTGGAGTGTGGGATACTTGATATGTATGACAATGCCACTGAACCAACCATTATAGAAGGAAAAGCATTCCGTGCCTTGTGTGAAACAGAAAGGGAAGAAATTGCTGAGAGGATAACT GTAATGGGAAGGTCTTCTCCCAATGACAAACTTTTACTTGTCCAAGCATTAAGAAAAAAAGGTCATATAGTTGCTGTGACTGGAGATGGCACAAACGATGCTCCTGCATTGCAAGAG GCAGATATAGGTCTTGCAATGGGAATTCAGGGGACAGAAGTTGCAAAAGAAAGCTCAGACATCATCATATTGGATGATAATTTTGCATCAGTAGTAAAG GTTGTCTGGTGGGGCCGTTCTGTCTATTCAAATATTCAGAAATTCATCCAATTCCAGCTAACAGTCAATGTTGCAGCCCTTGTAATAAATGTGGTTGCAGCAGTTTCATCTGGCAATGTACCCTTAAATGCTGTGCAG CTTCTTTGGGTCAACCTCATCATGGACACACTTGGAGCGCTAGCATTGGCAACCGAACCTCCAACAAACCGACTTATGAACAGATCCCCGGTTGGTCGAAG GGAGCCTCTCATTACAAATATCATGTGGAGAAATTTAATAATACAG GCTCTTTATCAAGTGGCTATCCTCCTTGCTTTCAACTTTGGTGGCAGGAGTATCCTGCATATGAAGGATGATACTCTAGAACATGCAGAAAAAGTGAAGAATACCTTTGTATTTAATACATTTGTCCTATGCCAG ATATTCAATGAGTTCAATGCTCGAAAACCAGATGAAAAGAATGTTTTCCATGGAGTCACAAAGAACCACCTCTTCATGGGGATAGTTGGAATAACTGTTCTACTTCAG GTTTTGATTATCGAGTTCTTTGGACATTTTACTTCAACCGTCAGGCTCAATTGGAAGCTGTGGCTGATTTCAATTGCTATAGCTTTTGTAAG TTGGCCTCTGGCTCTTTTTGGGAAGTTCATCCCAGTTCCTCAGGTTCCTTCCAGGGATATTTTCAGACGCCGGAGGAATCGACACTAA